In Bacteroides cellulosilyticus, the genomic stretch ACAGATAGATCTGTCCGCGCATCAGATAGGCTTCCGTCTGCGAAGGATTCAGTTTTAGAGCTTCTTCCAGATCAATCATTGCCAGATCAACATGCTGCATATCCTGTTCTATCCCCGCACGTGCTACGTATAAGGCTGCATCCTGCGGATCTTCTACCAACATCTTATTCAATATCTCCAAGGCTTTCTGTAAGTTTCCATCTTTTTGCTCCAGAGTGGCGAGTCCTAAACGGGCATTATAATTCTGAGGATCGAGCTTCAGTAATCGTTCATAATCTGCCCGGGCAAACTTGAGATCGCGCTGGGTCACATAAATATAGGCACGCATCAGGAGTGCTTCCCGGTTATCCTTTTCCAGATCCAGCACTAAAGAATAGTCTACACGTGCCTGCTCATTCCGTCCCATTTCAAGATTCAGTGCGGCACGATTCAAGAGAATGGGAACAGCCCGTGGAGCAATGTTCAAGGCATACGTGTAGGATTCTAAAGCCTGATCATAATCCCGTTGCCGACGCTGGATAGTACCGAGATTAGAAAACAATAAGGCATTATGCGGATTAGCAGGTTCCAGTTTCAAAGCCTGACGGATATAATTTTCCGCCTGTGCCAGACTATCTTGTTCGGTACAGACGATGGCACGGTCGCTCAGTTCCTGATAAGTTTGGGAAAACACAGGGGTTACACCTATTATATATATAAGGAAAGAAAGAATAAACTTTTTCATAATGCTATTAAAGATTTTGTTACTTACAGATAAACGGCCGTTTCTCTTAATGGGAACTATTGTTTCTCCTCATGGGAACGCTCGTTTCCTCTAATGGGAACTACAGTTTCCCCTCATGGGAACGCCCGTTTCCTTTAATGGGAACTGTGATGATGTG encodes the following:
- a CDS encoding tetratricopeptide repeat protein, which produces MKKFILSFLIYIIGVTPVFSQTYQELSDRAIVCTEQDSLAQAENYIRQALKLEPANPHNALLFSNLGTIQRRQRDYDQALESYTYALNIAPRAVPILLNRAALNLEMGRNEQARVDYSLVLDLEKDNREALLMRAYIYVTQRDLKFARADYERLLKLDPQNYNARLGLATLEQKDGNLQKALEILNKMLVEDPQDAALYVARAGIEQDMQHVDLAMIDLEEALKLNPSQTEAYLMRGQIYLSQKKKNLAKQDFEKAMSLGVPQADLRGLLQQCK